Within the Quadrisphaera sp. RL12-1S genome, the region GGGAGCGCCGCCGCCTGGTCACCGACCTGGAGCCGTGGCGGCGCGGTGACCGCGAGGCGTCGGCCGTGGTGGTGCGGTCGGTGGGCCCGCTGGGTCTGGCGGCGCGGCAGCGGACGCTGCCCGCGCCCGGACGGGTGCGCGTGCTGCCGCCCTTCACCTCCCGCCGGCACCTGCCGGCGGCGCTGGAGCGGCTGCGGCAGCTGGACGGGTCCGCCAGCGTGCAGGTGCGCGGTCAGGGCACCGAGTTCGACAGCCTCCGCGAGTGGGTGGAGGGGGACGACGCCCGCTCCCTGGACTGGCGCGCCACCGCGCGTCGGGGCACGCCGGTGGTGCGGACCTGGCGCCCGGAGCGCGACCGGCGGGTGCTGGTGGTGCTGGACACCTCCCGCACGTCCGCCGCGCGCATCGGCGACGCGCCCCGGCTGGACGCCGCCATGGACGCGTCGCTGCTGCTGGCCGCCGTCGCGGCGACCGCCGGTGACCGGGTGGACCTGCTGGCCGCCGACCGCTCCGTGCGCGCCGCCGTGGTGGCGCAGCGACCGCCCGCGCTGATGCCCGCCCTCGTCCAGGCGATGGCCCCGCTGGAGCCGGCGCTGGTGGAGGCTGACTGGCCGGCGCTGGTGGCCCAGGTGCGCCGCCGCATGCCGCACCGGGGCCTGCTGGTCCTGCTGACACCCCTGGAGCCGGCGGCCGAGGCGGGCCTGCTGCCCGTGCTGGCCAGCCTCACCGCGCTCCACACCGTGGTGGTGGCGTCCGTGGCGGACCCGGCGCTGGACGTCCTGGCCGCCCAGCGCGGGGACGGCCCCGGAGGACGCCGTGCCCGTGGGGCGCCTGACGCCGCCGACGCGTACACGGCGGCGGCCGCCGAGCGCACCCGGCTGGAGCGGGCGGCCATGACCGCCCTGGTGCGGCGCACAGGCGCCGTGGTGGTGGAGGCCGACCCGGAGCACCTGCCACCCCGGCTCGCGGACGCCTACCTGTCGCTGAAGGCCGCCGGTCGCCTCTGAGGCCGTGGCGCGGACCACCGGGCACGCGCCGGGACCCCCGCGCAGCGGAAGATCGACATCCTGGCAAGATCCTCCGCCGGAGGTGGGCATGGATCTCATGGAACGGCGACGGCGGGCCGTTCGGCTGGACATCCAGCGCGCGGCCGTGGAGCTGTTCGAGGAGCACGGCGTCGAGGCGGTGGCGGTGGACCAGATCGTCGCGGCGGCGGGGGTCTCGACGAGCACCTTCCACCGGTTCTGCGCCACCAAGGAGGACGCGGCCACCTGCCACCTGGAGACCGCGGCCGAGGACCTGGCCGGCGCCGTGGAGCGACGGAGCGGCACGACGCTGCTGCGGGCGGTCCGCGACGCCGCGCAGGAGACGCTCGACGCGGTCGAGGCACCGGCGCTGGACCTGCGCCGGACCATCGCCGTGTGCCTCCAGCACCCGCCGCTGACGGCCAGGTGGCTCCTCGTCGGACGGGCGGGCCAGCAGCGGCTGGCGGAGCTCGTCGGTGGTGCGCCGACCGGTCCCGGCACCCAGCGCGCCGAGGTGCTGGCGGCCGCGGTGATGGGGGCGGTGCTGACCGCCTCGGAGCACTGGGCGCTGGACGGCGGCTCGCTGGCCGACCACCTGGACCGCTGCTTCGCGGTGCTCGAACCGCTCGACGAGCCCTTCCCGCCCCGTCCTCGGCAGACCTGACCGCGGGGCACGTCCCCTCCGTCTCCCCCGGCTCCCCGGGCTCCTCGGTCCCCCGGCTCAGCCGGCGACGGGCTCGACGGCCTCGCGCTGCTCCTCGCGCACGTCACCGGTCTCGCCGCGGCGGGCCGCGCGGCGGCCGAGCACCCCCGCGTAGGTGAGGAACGCCGCCAGCGCCAGGGCGCCGATGCTGATGCGCGCCCAGGTGGGCAGTCCGCTGGGGGTCACGAAGCCCTCCACGAGCCCGGACAGGCCGAGCACCGCCACGAGCCCCAGGGCGACGGTGACCAGGGCGCGGCCCTCCTCGGCGAGCGCGCGGCTGCGCGGCCGCGGGCCCGGGTCGACCAGGGCCCAGAACAGCTTCAGGCCGGCCCCCGCGGCCACGAAGACGCTGGTCAGCTCCAGGAGGCCGTGCGGGAGGATGAGGCCGAAGAACAGCGGGCCCTTGCCGTAGCTGATCATCAGCCCGGCGGCCACGCCGACGTTGAGACCGTTCTGCAGCAGCGCCCAGGGCACCCAGAACCCGCTGATCCCGAAGATGACGCACTGGGCGGCGATCCACGCGTTGTTGGTCCACACCCGGGCCGAGAACGCGGCGGCCGGGTCCGCGGAGTAGTAGCCGGCGAAGTCGGACTCGACGTAGCGGCGCAGCTCCTCGGGGGTGCCCAGCGCGGCGAGGACGGCGGGGTCCCTGACCACCCACAGCGCCGTGGCCGTGGCCACGGCGAGGGTGAAGGCCGCCGCTCCCGCCGTCCACCAGCGCACCCGCCACAGCGCCGCGGGGAAGGAGGTGGTGACGAAGCGCGCCAGGTCCCGCCAGGCGGGCTCGCGGGCCCCCGCGATCCGCGTCCGGGCGCGGGCCACCAGCCGCGACAGGTGGGCGGCCACGGCCGGGTCACCGCCTGAGGACCGCACCTGCGACAGGTGCGTGGCGGCGCGCTGGTAGAGCAGCACGAGCCGGTCCGCCTGGGCGCCGGTCAGCTGCCGGCGCCGGAGCAGCTGCTCGAGCTCGTCCCACTCGTCGGAGTGCACGGCCGCGAAGGCCTCGGCGTCCACCCGCCCAGTGTGCCGTGCCGGCGACCCGTCAGACTGCCGGTCACACCCCGGCGGAGGAGGGCGAGTGGCAGACCGCGACGACGACGCGCTGGTCCTCCCCCCTGCCCTCGTCACGGGCGAGGCCGTGGAGCTGGAGGTCCGCCCCGCCGGCCTGCTCTCGCGCGTGCTGGCCCTGGCGCTGGACGTCGTCGTCCAGCTGGGCCTGCTCGTCGGCGGGTTCGTGGTGTTCGCGGTGGCCACCGACGGGGCCGACGAGGCCACGCTCGCCGCCACGGGCCTGGGGCTGTCGGTGCTCGTGCTCGTGGTGCTGCCCGTGACGTGGGAGACGCTCTCGCGCGGCCGCTCCCCCGGCAAGGCCGCCGCGGGACTGCGGGTGGTGCGCGACGACGGCGGTCCCGTCCGCGCCCGCCAGGCGCTGGTGCGGGCGCTCGCCGCCGTCGGGGAGCTGTGGATCACGGGCGGCTCGGTGGCCGCGATCGCGTCGCTGGCCTCCCGCCGCGGCAAGCGCGTGGGCGACCAGCTGGCGGGGACCGTGGTGGTGCGCGACCGGGTGGCGCGCCTGCGGCCGCAGCCGCTGCCGCAGGCGCCGGAGCTCGCGGCCTGGGCGCGCAGCGCCGACGTCGGCATGCTGCCGGGCCGGCTCGCGGTGGCGGCGCGCACGGCGCTGGCGAGGGCGGACACCCTGCACCCGTCGTCGCGCGAGCGGGTGCTCGGCGCGCTGGCCGCCGAGGTGGCGGCGCTGGTGGCACCGCCACCTCCCGCGGGGACGCCGCCTGAGCGGCTGCTGGCGGCCGTCCTGGCGGAGCGGCGCGACCGGGACACGGCTCGGGCGCAGCGCGAGCGCGCCCGCCGGGACGCGCTGCACGAGCAGGCCCGCCGCCTCACCGGTCTCTGACGCCCGTCCCCTGACCGCAGCCGGGCCTCCGGCTGCGGTCCCGGACGCGGGGCGGGGCGCAGGACGACGACGGCGGGCCGCCCCCTCGCGGTGAGGGAGCGGCCCGCCGGGACGCGTCAGCTGGTCGAGCAGCCGCTCAGTACTTGTAGTGGTCCGGCTTGTACGGGCCGGCCACGTCCACGCCGAGGTACTCGGCCTGCGCCTTGGTCAGCTCGGTGAGCTTGGCGCCGAGCGCCTCGAGGTGCAGGCGCGCGACCTCCTCGTCCAGGTGCTTGGGCAGCAGGTGGACGGCGGTGGAGTACTCCTCGGGCTTGGTGAACAGCTCGATCTGGGCGATCGTCTGGTCCGAGAAGGAGTTCGACATGACGAACGAGGGGTGCCCGGTCGCGTTGCCGAGGTTCAGCAGGCGCCCCTCCGACAGCACGATGACCGAGTGGCCGTCGGGGAAGACCCACTCGTGGACCTGCGGCTTGATCTCCTGGCGCGTGACGCCCGGGATCCGCGCGAGGCCCGCCATGTCGATCTCGTTGTCGAAGTGGCCGACGTTGCCGACCACGGCCTTGTCGCGCAGCTTGGACAGGTGCTCGGCCGTCACCACGTCCTTGCAGCCGGTGGCCGTGATGACGAAGTGCGCCTCGTCGAGCACATCCTCCAGGCGCACCACCTGGTAGCCGTCCATCGCGGCCTGCAGCGCGCAGATCGGGTCGGCCTCGGTGACGAGCACGCGGGCGCCCTGGCCGCGCAGCGACTCCGCGGAGCCCTTGCCGACGTCGCCGTAGCCGCAGACCACGGCCGTCTTGCCGCCGATGAGGACGTCGGTGGCGCGGTTGATGCCGTCCACCAGCGAGTGGCGCACCCCGTAGGTGTTGTCGAACTTGCTCTTGGTGACGGCGTCGTTGACGTTCATCGCCGGGAAGAGCAGGGTGCCCGCGCGCTGCATCTCGTAGAGGCGGTGCACGCCGGTGGTGGTCTCCTCGGTGACGCCGCGGATGCCGGGCGCCATGCGCGTGAAGCGCGAGCCGTCGGAGGCGACGGAGCGGCGCAGCACCTCGAGGATGACGCGGTACTCCTCGTTGTCGTCGTCCGTGGGCTGCGGCACGGCGCCGGCCGCCTCGAACTCGACGCCCTTGTGGACGAGGAGGGTGGCGTCTCCGCCGTCGTCGAGGATCATGTTGGGGCCGTCGTGCCCCTCCCAGCGGAAGATCTCGTCGGTGCACTCCCAGTACTCCGCGAGGGTCTCGCCCTTCCAGGCGAACACCGGCACGCCCTTCGGGTCGGCGGGGGTGCCGCCGTGCTCGGGGAGGCCGACGACGACGGCCGCCGCGGCGGCGTCGTCCGTGGAGAAGATGTTGCAGCTGGCCCAGCGGACCTCGGCGCCGATCGCCACCAGGGTCTCGATGAGCACGGCCGTCTGCACGGTCATGTGGATGGATCCGGCGATGCGCGCCCCGGCCAGCGGCTTCGAGGCGGAGTAGCGCTCGCGCAGGGCCATGAGGCCCGGCATCTCGTGCTCGGCGAGGCGGATCTGGTGGCGGCCGGCCTCGGCCAGGGAGAGGTCGCGGACGCGGTGCTGCACAGTCACAGGGGTCTCCAGAGGGTCGGGTGAGCGACGGTGGCCGCAGCACCTGGGGGCGGCGGCCGTGTCGATGACCTGCCGGCGCGGCCCCTCTGGGCCTCGGTCAGCACCGACGCCGGACCACTCCATGCTACGCCCGAGATCGCGGACGCGCCGAGGGTCCGACGCTCAAGGGGGCCGCAGCGGGTGCCGATCTCCGCGGTGAGGTCCACTGCCGGGCCTCTCGCAGCGACGCACGCCACCAGGGGGTCCCGTGACGACCGCTCCTCCCGCCCGCCGCCTCTCCGACGCGCCGCTGGCCGTCAAGCTCGGCGCGTCCCTCGCCGTGCTCGGCCTGGTCAGCACCGGCCTGACGATCCTCGCCGTGGACCGGCTGCACGCGCTCGAGCGGGGCCAGCAGCACCTGTACTCCGAGACCGTCGTGCCGATGAGCCGCCTCAACGACCTGCAGCGCGCCTACCAGGGCGACCGGGCCAGGTACGCCTCCTACGGCCTGCTCGACGCGGGCCGCCGCAAGGACCTCACCGCGGAGCTGGCCGAGCGCAGGACGAAGCTCGACTCCACGCTGAGCGCCTACCAGGAGGTCGCGGACGACCCGGCGAGCGCGAAGAAGCTCGGCGACGACCTCGCCGCCTACTACGCCGTCGCCACCGGACAGCTGGTCCCCGCGGCCGACGCCGGCAGGCTCGCGGACGTCGGCACCGTGGTCACGGGCCCGCTGCAGGACGCCGTGGACGTGGTGATGGACGACATCCAGGCGGAGGCCGACGGCACCCGGGACCGCGCCGCCGCCGTGAACGCCCAGGGCGCCGCGACGGCCGCGCGCGCCGAGCTGGTCATGTGGCTCGCGCTCGTGCTCGGCGTGCTCACCGCCGGGGCGGTCGCCCTCGTCGTGGTCCGGCGGGTGCTCCGCACCGTGAGGGCCGTGCGCGCCTCGGTGGAGGCGCTGGCCTCCGGTGACCTCACCGCCGCGCCGGCCGTGACCAGCCGCGACGAGCTGGGGGCGACCGCCGAGGCGCTGGGACGGGCCATGACCTCGCTGCGCACCGTCATGGGGTCCGTGGTCAGCTCGGCGGACGCCGTGGCCGCGGCGTCCGCCGAGCTCTCGACGACGACGACGCGGGTCGGCGCCTCGGCCGACGAGACGAGCGTCCAGTCCGGCGTGGTCAGCGGCGCCGCCACCGAGGTGGCCGGCAGCGTGCAGACCGTGGCGGCCGGTGCGGAGGAGATGGGCGCGGCCATCCGGGAGATCGCCAGGTCCACGTCCGAGGCGACGCAGGTGGCCTCGACGGCCGTGCGCGCCGCGAGCGCCGCGAACGACACGGTGCTGCGCCTGGGCGCCTCGAGCCGGGAGATCGGCGACGTCGTCAAGGTCATCACCTCCATCGCCGAGCAGACCAACCTGCTGGCCCTCAACGCGACCATCGAGGCCGCCCGCGCCGGAGAGGCCGGCAAGGGCTTCGCGGTGGTGGCCACGGAGGTCAAGGAGCTCGCGCAGGGCACGGCCCGGGCCACGGAGGACATCGTGCGGCGGGTGGAGGCCATCCAGCAGGACTCCTCCGGCGCCGCCGAGGCGATCGCCGGGATCGCCGGCGTCATCGAGCGGATCTCCGGCTACCAGACCGCCATCGCCTCGGCGGTCGAGGAGCAGACCGCCACCACCCAGGAGATGTCCCGGGCCGTGGCGGAGGCCGCCGGCGGCACCGACCAGATCGCCGCCAACATCGCCGGGGTCACCCGCGCGGCGTCCGCGACCAGCTCGGCGCTGGCGCACACGGGCACGGCCGTGGAGGAGCTCGCCCGGAGGGCGTCCGACCTGCGCACCGACGTGGCCGTCTTCCGCTTCTGACAGCCCTCCCCCGTGCGGCCGCGGCCTGCGCGGCGCCCTACCGCAGGGCGTCGCGCAGGTCGGCCACGTGCGGGCTGGAGCCGGGGTCGGTGCCCGACCCCAGCGCCAGGTAGGTGGCGGCGAAGTCCGTGCGGGCGATGAGCAGCCCGAGCCGCTGGAGCGGCGTCTCCCCCTGCACCGACACCTGGGAGACGCGCACCCCGGCGCGCTCGGCGATGGCGACGACGGCGGAGCTGGCGGGCGCCTCCATCTCGCGCAGCAGCATGAGCCGCAGCTTGGGGCCGCCCGGGCCGTCGAGGAACGGGTCCGCGAAGACGTCGTCAGCGGTGGTGGCGAACGGGCCGCCGAAGGTGGCGACCACGTCGCCGGCGTCGTCGGGGAGGGTCCCGGCCAGCGCCGGGACGCGCGCGGAGCGGGCGAGCACGGTGGCGGCGCGGCGCGCGGCCACGGCGGACACGGGCCCGTCGCCGAGCACCACCGGCACCGAGCCGTCCAGCTCGACCGCGAGGGTCTTGGCGGGGTTGACGAAGGTGTCCGAGGACGGGCGGTCCTCGCGGGCCTCCTCGTCGAGGACGTCGGCGAGGGCCGCGAGCTCGGACGGGCCGGCGGCCAGGAGCCCCAGCCGGTCGAAGGCCAGCAGCACCGGCGTCAGCAGCGACCACAGCGCCGTGCGCGTGGTGGGCACCGCGACGGCGTCGCGCCCCGGTGAGGGGGTCTCCACGTGCAGGCCGCGCACCTGCTGGCTGACGCGGGCGAGCGCCGAGCCCTCGCGGGAGACGGTGAGCACGCGCGCCCCTCGTCGTCCTGCCTCGGCGACCACGGGGATCGCCGGGCTCTGGGACCCGGACAGCGAGACGGACACCACCATGTCCAGCGGGCCCACCCATCCGGGCAGCACGTCACCGGTGCGGGAGATCACCGGCACCGGTGACGCGGCTCCGGCGAGGGCGGTGACGGCGTCCGCCACCACCTCCGAGCCGCCGCGGGCCGCCACGAGGACGGCGCGCGGTCGGTCGGAGGGGTCGAGCCGCGCGATGCCCGACTCGAGGGCGTGGTCGGTGGCGCGGCGCACCTGCGCGCCGGCGCCGGCCAGGGCACGGAGCACGCCGAGCGGATCTCCGGCCTCGAGGCCGGCGGGGTCGTCGAGGAGGGCTTCGTCGATCATCGCGGGCTCCCGGGGGAAGGTGCGGGTCTGGTCAGGGCGCGCTGGGCGCGGTCAGCTCAGGGGCACGGCGTCGTCGGCCAAGAGCACCGGCACGCCGTCGATGACCGGGTAGGCCACGCGGTGCCCCGCGTCGGTGCACGCCAGCCCCTCGACCTCGTCGGCGAGCGCGACGTCGCGCAGCTCGGCCCCGTCGACCGGGCAGCGCAGGAGCGAGCGGACCCACGCCTCGCGCCACGGCTCGCCACCGGCGGTCGCGGCCATCAGGCGACCCCGCCGCGGACCTGGGCCAGCACCTCGTCGCGCACGCGCTCCATGGTGGCGGTGTCCGCGCCCTCGGCGTTGAGGCGCAGCAGCGGCTCGGTGTTGGAGGGGCGCAGGTTGAACCACCACATCGGGCTCTCCCCCTCGGGCGAGGAGATGGTCAGGCCGTCCATGGTGTCGACGACGCCGCCGCGGGCCTCCCAGGTCGCGCGCACGGCCGCCGTGGTCCCGGCCACGTCGGTGACGGTGGAGTTGACCTCGCCGCTGGCGGTGTACGGGTCGTAGTCGGCGACCAGCGCCGACAGCGCGCCGGGCTGCTCGCCGAGGGCGGCGAGCACGTGCATCGCGGCGAGCATGCCGGTGTCGGCGCCCCAGAAGTCCGTGAAGTAGAAGTGCGCGGAGTGCTCCCCGCCGAAGACGGCTCCGGTGCGGGCCATCTCGGCCTTGATGAAGGAGTGGCCGACGCGGGTGCGCACCGGGACGCCACCGGCGGCGGTGATCTGCTCCGGCACGGCGCGCGAGCAGATGAGGTTGTGGAGCACGGTGGCGCCCGGGTGCTTGGCCAGCTCGCGCAGGGCGACCATCGCGGTGACGGCGGACGGGCTCACCGGCTCGCCGCGCTCGTCGACCACGAAGACGCGGTCGGCGTCGCCGTCGAAGGCGAGGCCGATGTCGGCGCCGTGCTCCACGACGGCCCGCTGCAGGTCGACGAGGTTGGCGGGCTCGAGCGGGTTCGCCTCGTGGTTCGGGAAGGTGCCGTCCAGCTCGAAGTACATCGGGACGACGTCGAGCGGGAGCGCGGGCAGCCCGGCCTCCGTGCCGAGCACGGCGGGGGCGGTCAGGCCCGCCATGCCGTTGCCGGCGTCGACGACCACCTTCAGCGGGCGGGAGCCCGACAGGTCCACCAGGGAGCGCAGGTGCGCGGCGTACTCGGCGAGCAGCGCGCGGTCGCTGCGGGAGCCGGGGGCTGCCGCGGGCGGCAGCTCCCCGGAGTCGAGGTACTGCTGGGCCAGCGTCCGCACGTCGTCCAGGCCGGTGCCGGTGCCGACGGGCTTGGCGCCGGCGAAGCACATCTTGATGCCGTTGTAGGCGGCCGGGTTGTGGCTGGCGGTGAACATCGCCCCGGGGGCGTCGAGGTGGCCCGAGGCGAAGTACAGGCCGTCGGTGGAGCACAGGCCGATGACGAGCACGTCGCCGCCGCGGTCGGTGACGCCGCGCGCGAAGGCGTCGACGAGGAGCGGGCTGGTCGGGCGCATGTCGTGCCCGATGACGAGGGTCCCACCGGGGCGGCCGGCGCGACCGGCGACTCCGAGGACGTCGGCGGCGGCAGCTCCGAGGGCGTGGGCCACCGTCTCGTCGAGCTGCTCGGGGGCGAGGCCCCGGACGTCGTACGCCTTGACGATGGTGGCCAGGTCGATCCGCTGGGTCGGCACGACCAGGAAGCGTAGCCACGACCCCGCCCCACTCGTCAGGTCGACCGCACCCGGGTGGGCCCACCGAACCCCTCAGGGAGCAGTCCGCTGAGCCGATGGGATGACTGCCGCAGCGCGAGCACCCGCGCTGACCAGCGGCGCACCCTGGCACTTCCCCGCCGAGGAGGACCGTGGTCCACACCACCACCACCCTGCCGTCCACCCCGACCATCGCCGCCGCGGGCGGCAGCCCGGCGGGACCGGCCGGTGCTCCGCGCCGCCGTCGCCGCGCAGGCGCCACCGCCGCGCCGCTGGGGTCGCTGCTGCAGGCCACGTCCGCACGCCCCGCGTGCCCGGCGTGCGGCGCCGACCAGCTCACGGTGCTCTCGATGACGCTGACCGACGGCACCGCCGTCCGCTTCAGCTCCTGCCGCGGCTGCGAGCACCGCCAGTGGGACGCGCAGGACACCACGCTGACCATCACCGAGGTGCTGGAGCGCAGCCGGGGCTGACGCGTTCGTCAGTCCCGCAGCCCCGCAGCGCCCCACGGCCCCGCAGCGCTGAGCCCCGTCGAGCACGCGCTCGACGGGGCTCAGCCGCGTCAGGGGGTCCCGAGGATCAGTCCCGCAGCACCCGCAGGTGCCCGCGGCGGCCCGGGCCGCTCCCGGCGGGGGTGCCGACCGCGACAGGCTCGCGCGCCGGCACCGGCTCGGGGGCCGGGCGGGCGGCCTCGCGGACCGCGTCCGCGAGCGCCAGCAGGTCGTCGTGGCTCTGCCGGTGCTCGTACGCCTCCGGCTGGAGCCGGACGACCTCCCACCCGCGGGGAGCGGTGAGCCGCTCGGCGTGGGCCGAGCACAGGTCGTAGCAGTGGGGCTCCGCGGACAGCGCGAGCGGCCCCAGCACGGCCGTGGAGTCGGCGTACACGTACGTGAGGGTGGCGATCGCGGGAGCTCCGCACCCTGTCCTGCTGCACCGTCGCGACGCCATGTCCAGACGGTACTCCTGCCCGCTCCCCCGGACGGGCATTCGCCGCGACTCGCCGTGTTCGGGTCGTCACGATCCCGGGCGCGTCGCCGCACCCCGGGGTCTCTGTCTAGGGTCGGGTGGTGCCCAGCGCCCGCGGAGTCCGACGCCGCCGCCGCGACCGCCACGGC harbors:
- a CDS encoding DUF58 domain-containing protein; its protein translation is MVLTGRWALLVVLGALPAALVPALLGTGAGDGGGDGAAGWLRWSGVLGWALVVVVLVVLDLVLAGSPRSLSVRREEPGAVRLGERTAVPLVVENSGGRRVRGALRDAWPPSAGVVVPRAGRHRLDLPPGERRRLVTDLEPWRRGDREASAVVVRSVGPLGLAARQRTLPAPGRVRVLPPFTSRRHLPAALERLRQLDGSASVQVRGQGTEFDSLREWVEGDDARSLDWRATARRGTPVVRTWRPERDRRVLVVLDTSRTSAARIGDAPRLDAAMDASLLLAAVAATAGDRVDLLAADRSVRAAVVAQRPPALMPALVQAMAPLEPALVEADWPALVAQVRRRMPHRGLLVLLTPLEPAAEAGLLPVLASLTALHTVVVASVADPALDVLAAQRGDGPGGRRARGAPDAADAYTAAAAERTRLERAAMTALVRRTGAVVVEADPEHLPPRLADAYLSLKAAGRL
- a CDS encoding TetR/AcrR family transcriptional regulator, which encodes MELFEEHGVEAVAVDQIVAAAGVSTSTFHRFCATKEDAATCHLETAAEDLAGAVERRSGTTLLRAVRDAAQETLDAVEAPALDLRRTIAVCLQHPPLTARWLLVGRAGQQRLAELVGGAPTGPGTQRAEVLAAAVMGAVLTASEHWALDGGSLADHLDRCFAVLEPLDEPFPPRPRQT
- a CDS encoding stage II sporulation protein M, whose protein sequence is MDAEAFAAVHSDEWDELEQLLRRRQLTGAQADRLVLLYQRAATHLSQVRSSGGDPAVAAHLSRLVARARTRIAGAREPAWRDLARFVTTSFPAALWRVRWWTAGAAAFTLAVATATALWVVRDPAVLAALGTPEELRRYVESDFAGYYSADPAAAFSARVWTNNAWIAAQCVIFGISGFWVPWALLQNGLNVGVAAGLMISYGKGPLFFGLILPHGLLELTSVFVAAGAGLKLFWALVDPGPRPRSRALAEEGRALVTVALGLVAVLGLSGLVEGFVTPSGLPTWARISIGALALAAFLTYAGVLGRRAARRGETGDVREEQREAVEPVAG
- a CDS encoding RDD family protein; the protein is MADRDDDALVLPPALVTGEAVELEVRPAGLLSRVLALALDVVVQLGLLVGGFVVFAVATDGADEATLAATGLGLSVLVLVVLPVTWETLSRGRSPGKAAAGLRVVRDDGGPVRARQALVRALAAVGELWITGGSVAAIASLASRRGKRVGDQLAGTVVVRDRVARLRPQPLPQAPELAAWARSADVGMLPGRLAVAARTALARADTLHPSSRERVLGALAAEVAALVAPPPPAGTPPERLLAAVLAERRDRDTARAQRERARRDALHEQARRLTGL
- the ahcY gene encoding adenosylhomocysteinase; its protein translation is MTVQHRVRDLSLAEAGRHQIRLAEHEMPGLMALRERYSASKPLAGARIAGSIHMTVQTAVLIETLVAIGAEVRWASCNIFSTDDAAAAAVVVGLPEHGGTPADPKGVPVFAWKGETLAEYWECTDEIFRWEGHDGPNMILDDGGDATLLVHKGVEFEAAGAVPQPTDDDNEEYRVILEVLRRSVASDGSRFTRMAPGIRGVTEETTTGVHRLYEMQRAGTLLFPAMNVNDAVTKSKFDNTYGVRHSLVDGINRATDVLIGGKTAVVCGYGDVGKGSAESLRGQGARVLVTEADPICALQAAMDGYQVVRLEDVLDEAHFVITATGCKDVVTAEHLSKLRDKAVVGNVGHFDNEIDMAGLARIPGVTRQEIKPQVHEWVFPDGHSVIVLSEGRLLNLGNATGHPSFVMSNSFSDQTIAQIELFTKPEEYSTAVHLLPKHLDEEVARLHLEALGAKLTELTKAQAEYLGVDVAGPYKPDHYKY
- a CDS encoding methyl-accepting chemotaxis protein; translation: MTTAPPARRLSDAPLAVKLGASLAVLGLVSTGLTILAVDRLHALERGQQHLYSETVVPMSRLNDLQRAYQGDRARYASYGLLDAGRRKDLTAELAERRTKLDSTLSAYQEVADDPASAKKLGDDLAAYYAVATGQLVPAADAGRLADVGTVVTGPLQDAVDVVMDDIQAEADGTRDRAAAVNAQGAATAARAELVMWLALVLGVLTAGAVALVVVRRVLRTVRAVRASVEALASGDLTAAPAVTSRDELGATAEALGRAMTSLRTVMGSVVSSADAVAAASAELSTTTTRVGASADETSVQSGVVSGAATEVAGSVQTVAAGAEEMGAAIREIARSTSEATQVASTAVRAASAANDTVLRLGASSREIGDVVKVITSIAEQTNLLALNATIEAARAGEAGKGFAVVATEVKELAQGTARATEDIVRRVEAIQQDSSGAAEAIAGIAGVIERISGYQTAIASAVEEQTATTQEMSRAVAEAAGGTDQIAANIAGVTRAASATSSALAHTGTAVEELARRASDLRTDVAVFRF
- a CDS encoding SIS domain-containing protein, producing the protein MIDEALLDDPAGLEAGDPLGVLRALAGAGAQVRRATDHALESGIARLDPSDRPRAVLVAARGGSEVVADAVTALAGAASPVPVISRTGDVLPGWVGPLDMVVSVSLSGSQSPAIPVVAEAGRRGARVLTVSREGSALARVSQQVRGLHVETPSPGRDAVAVPTTRTALWSLLTPVLLAFDRLGLLAAGPSELAALADVLDEEAREDRPSSDTFVNPAKTLAVELDGSVPVVLGDGPVSAVAARRAATVLARSARVPALAGTLPDDAGDVVATFGGPFATTADDVFADPFLDGPGGPKLRLMLLREMEAPASSAVVAIAERAGVRVSQVSVQGETPLQRLGLLIARTDFAATYLALGSGTDPGSSPHVADLRDALR
- a CDS encoding Trm112 family protein, with protein sequence MAATAGGEPWREAWVRSLLRCPVDGAELRDVALADEVEGLACTDAGHRVAYPVIDGVPVLLADDAVPLS
- a CDS encoding phosphomannomutase/phosphoglucomutase, encoding MPTQRIDLATIVKAYDVRGLAPEQLDETVAHALGAAAADVLGVAGRAGRPGGTLVIGHDMRPTSPLLVDAFARGVTDRGGDVLVIGLCSTDGLYFASGHLDAPGAMFTASHNPAAYNGIKMCFAGAKPVGTGTGLDDVRTLAQQYLDSGELPPAAAPGSRSDRALLAEYAAHLRSLVDLSGSRPLKVVVDAGNGMAGLTAPAVLGTEAGLPALPLDVVPMYFELDGTFPNHEANPLEPANLVDLQRAVVEHGADIGLAFDGDADRVFVVDERGEPVSPSAVTAMVALRELAKHPGATVLHNLICSRAVPEQITAAGGVPVRTRVGHSFIKAEMARTGAVFGGEHSAHFYFTDFWGADTGMLAAMHVLAALGEQPGALSALVADYDPYTASGEVNSTVTDVAGTTAAVRATWEARGGVVDTMDGLTISSPEGESPMWWFNLRPSNTEPLLRLNAEGADTATMERVRDEVLAQVRGGVA
- a CDS encoding DUF3499 domain-containing protein encodes the protein MPVRGSGQEYRLDMASRRCSRTGCGAPAIATLTYVYADSTAVLGPLALSAEPHCYDLCSAHAERLTAPRGWEVVRLQPEAYEHRQSHDDLLALADAVREAARPAPEPVPAREPVAVGTPAGSGPGRRGHLRVLRD